Proteins encoded in a region of the Geobacillus genomosp. 3 genome:
- a CDS encoding sensor histidine kinase produces the protein MKRLRLGQKLWLSIGAAVVVTLAFSFGLLNYFYRTVYMKEVERTLIAEGTSLARDYRGGAVTEAYRRQIEWYDEKSTATILLIDNPRELSACFPFPVHYDALVSGRDRETLLAGKPVVKTGYEKRFGRRVMAVVVPLLDGKRLEGAIYLYLPLADIQEATKRAAAAFWPLAAMFAAALLVAGRRMVRQMTEPLQAMEQAAERMTEGRYEAAIPVRTDDEIGRLAKAFNQMADAIAKEDERKREFLANVSHELRTPLSYMKGYSEALLAGLAKTKEEEKAYLRLIHRETERMERLVRDLLDLARLEGQSVPLERAPVAFAQVIEDVIATYEPIAAQKRIQLSCELDYDVIVNGDADRLEQVVRNLLDNAIRYTPEDGAVTVRLSRLSEAEGELVIQDTGKGMPKDQLPFLGQRFFRVDRARTRKEGGTGLGLAIVKQIVALHDGAVQFDSDLGRGTTVSVRLPLVREEE, from the coding sequence ATGAAACGGCTTCGGTTAGGACAAAAACTATGGCTGTCGATCGGCGCCGCGGTCGTGGTGACGCTGGCGTTTTCTTTTGGTCTTCTCAATTATTTTTACCGGACGGTGTACATGAAAGAAGTTGAGCGAACGTTGATCGCGGAAGGGACGAGCCTCGCCCGCGACTATCGCGGCGGGGCGGTGACGGAGGCATATCGCCGTCAAATCGAATGGTATGACGAAAAATCAACGGCCACGATCTTGTTGATTGACAACCCGCGCGAACTGAGCGCCTGCTTTCCGTTTCCGGTCCACTATGATGCGTTAGTCAGCGGCCGCGACCGGGAAACATTGTTAGCCGGGAAGCCTGTTGTCAAAACGGGATACGAAAAGCGGTTCGGCCGCCGCGTGATGGCGGTCGTCGTTCCGCTTTTGGACGGCAAGCGGCTGGAAGGAGCGATTTACTTATATTTGCCGTTAGCCGACATCCAAGAAGCGACGAAGCGGGCGGCGGCCGCGTTTTGGCCGCTTGCGGCCATGTTCGCCGCCGCGCTTTTGGTTGCCGGCAGGCGGATGGTGCGGCAAATGACCGAACCGCTGCAGGCGATGGAACAAGCGGCAGAACGCATGACGGAAGGCCGCTATGAAGCGGCCATCCCGGTGCGGACCGATGATGAAATCGGCCGCTTGGCGAAGGCGTTCAATCAAATGGCGGATGCCATCGCCAAAGAAGACGAGCGAAAGCGCGAGTTTTTGGCCAATGTCTCGCATGAGCTGCGCACGCCGCTCAGCTATATGAAAGGATACAGCGAGGCGCTCCTGGCCGGCCTCGCGAAAACGAAGGAAGAAGAAAAGGCGTACCTTCGCCTCATCCACCGCGAAACGGAGCGGATGGAGCGGCTGGTGCGCGATCTTCTTGACCTGGCGCGCCTTGAAGGGCAAAGCGTGCCGCTCGAGCGCGCGCCGGTGGCGTTCGCCCAAGTGATCGAAGATGTCATCGCCACATACGAGCCCATCGCGGCGCAAAAGCGAATCCAACTGTCATGCGAATTGGACTATGACGTCATCGTCAACGGCGACGCCGACCGGCTTGAACAAGTCGTGCGCAACTTGCTTGACAACGCCATTCGCTACACCCCGGAAGACGGCGCGGTGACGGTGCGGCTTTCCCGCCTGTCGGAAGCAGAAGGCGAGCTTGTCATCCAAGATACGGGAAAAGGCATGCCGAAAGACCAGCTGCCGTTTCTCGGCCAACGCTTTTTCCGCGTCGACCGCGCCCGCACCCGCAAAGAAGGCGGCACCGGTTTGGGGCTGGCGATCGTCAAACAAATCGTCGCCCTTCATGACGGCGCAGTCCAGTTCGACAGCGACCTTGGACGCGGGACGACTGTATCGGTCCGCTTGCCGCTCGTTCGGGAAGAGGAATAA
- a CDS encoding Uma2 family endonuclease, translated as MGAPEKEQAPMTYKEYATWPEGKRCEVLDGNIISMALSPMPEHQWISLQLSIEFGMHLRGKDCRVLTAPIDVYLFEDHRKQWMDENVRNWVCPDLVVICDKNKIQKNRIVGAPDLVVEILSPATAKIDRMDKRIAYERAGVKEYWIVDPANQVVEVYLRQETGALELRGVYNRDDAVSVHVLKNFVIDLRNIFQQE; from the coding sequence ATGGGTGCACCAGAAAAGGAACAGGCCCCTATGACCTACAAAGAGTATGCGACATGGCCGGAAGGGAAACGGTGCGAGGTGTTGGATGGGAACATCATCAGCATGGCGCTGTCGCCGATGCCGGAACATCAATGGATTTCGCTCCAGCTTTCGATCGAATTTGGGATGCATCTCAGAGGGAAGGATTGTCGCGTGTTGACCGCTCCGATCGATGTGTATCTTTTCGAAGACCATCGAAAGCAATGGATGGACGAAAACGTCCGAAACTGGGTATGTCCCGATCTTGTCGTCATCTGCGATAAAAACAAAATTCAAAAAAATCGCATTGTCGGGGCGCCGGATTTGGTCGTCGAGATCTTGTCCCCGGCCACGGCCAAAATTGACCGGATGGACAAACGGATCGCGTACGAACGGGCTGGGGTGAAGGAATATTGGATCGTTGACCCGGCGAATCAAGTGGTGGAAGTGTATTTACGTCAGGAAACAGGGGCGCTGGAACTTCGCGGAGTGTACAACCGGGATGACGCCGTTTCCGTTCATGTATTAAAGAATTTCGTGATTGACTTGCGAAACATTTTTCAACAGGAATAA
- a CDS encoding IS982 family transposase has product MQEHFHFTTDRAKIQKQYAAIFVFVSAQLSCIQVHLHRRNRHLVKQEDAVIIAIHLLGKLLGFTSERAWHRFVTGNLFTNGSFLERSRYNRRCRALGFAIKWIRHELAKRGQHHAYAVVDSLPLPLCHTARMHRVKRFQEIADIGYCASKKQWYYGLKLHLQVTDQGLPMGYVVTEASCHDRIAAESVMTQIPHPYNFGDKGFISRDLQKRLYEEYQMALWTPSRKNQKHRASETWEQWIQQKRKVIETVFSVLVDHYRITGIRANSIIGFEVALDGILLAYSLVTLGLVER; this is encoded by the coding sequence ATGCAAGAGCACTTTCATTTTACTACAGATCGGGCCAAGATTCAAAAGCAATATGCCGCCATTTTCGTTTTTGTTTCTGCTCAACTTTCATGCATTCAGGTGCATCTTCATCGTCGAAATCGCCATTTGGTCAAGCAAGAGGACGCTGTCATCATCGCCATTCATCTTTTAGGAAAGCTGCTCGGTTTTACTTCTGAACGGGCGTGGCATCGTTTTGTCACGGGAAATTTGTTCACAAACGGCTCGTTTCTCGAACGTTCCCGGTATAACCGCCGCTGCCGGGCGCTTGGCTTCGCTATCAAATGGATCCGCCATGAGTTGGCAAAACGCGGCCAACATCATGCCTATGCCGTCGTGGACAGCTTGCCGCTCCCATTGTGCCATACGGCAAGAATGCATCGCGTCAAACGGTTTCAAGAGATCGCCGACATCGGGTATTGCGCTTCCAAAAAGCAATGGTACTACGGGTTGAAGCTGCACCTTCAAGTGACCGATCAAGGGCTGCCAATGGGGTATGTGGTGACGGAAGCATCTTGCCACGATCGAATCGCAGCCGAAAGCGTGATGACCCAAATTCCCCACCCGTATAACTTTGGGGACAAAGGATTTATTAGCCGTGACTTGCAAAAAAGGCTGTACGAAGAATACCAAATGGCGCTTTGGACTCCGTCTCGAAAAAACCAGAAACATCGTGCGTCTGAGACATGGGAGCAGTGGATCCAACAAAAACGCAAAGTGATCGAGACGGTGTTCTCGGTTCTGGTTGACCACTATCGCATCACGGGGATCCGAGCCAATTCGATTATCGGATTTGAAGTGGCACTAGACGGTATATTGTTAGCTTATTCCCTGGTTACACTTGGGCTAGTTGAGCGCTAA
- a CDS encoding methylmalonyl-CoA mutase family protein yields the protein MSDVAKMKEAAFPVPTVEEWEREAEKSLKGKPLERLHSMTYENIAVKPLYTRADLEALGPLEQYPGFGRYVRGARPEGYRGGPWKVSQEISAASPSDWNEAVKHDLERGQTEIHLALGRLPFAVESVEDVAAMLDGVPLDRDSLRVDAGVRSLSFLALLAAYLEERGVPPASVRGAIGMDPLGAWAEQGTLSCSLERLYDEMAEVTKWAKDEMPAVRTILVRGEPYHNGGANAVQELAFALATAVEYIRAGLDRGLTVDDIAVRMQASFAVGADFFMEIAKLRAARRLFAQVIEAFGGGESASRIELHVRTSPFTKTVYDPYVNMLRAAAEAFAAVVGGADGVHVSPFDEAIGLADEFSRRIARNTQLILLEEAHMADVIDPAGGSYYVETLTARLAEEAWKLFQRVEEQGGMAKALANGFVQAEVEAVAKRRLDRVKTRKEKIVGTNVYANLAETPIEKPKQTAANGAPPLDEKRVADIRSALAGGKWMEAAIRAARRRATAREIAAALTDGNAAAAIAPIRAWRLAEPFEQLRKAAEKHAERTGSRLSVHLINIGPLVRHQARADFIAGLFAAGGVAAERSDGFASVEEAVEWVQSTDGTHYIVCGADDDYPAFVPALAAAFKQAKPNAKLYVAGKPPEELERTYADAGVDGSIHLGSNAYDVIVAFLTERGVALDGEIR from the coding sequence ATGAGCGATGTCGCGAAGATGAAGGAAGCGGCGTTTCCGGTTCCGACAGTGGAGGAGTGGGAGCGGGAAGCGGAAAAGTCGCTGAAAGGCAAGCCACTTGAGCGGCTTCACTCGATGACGTACGAAAACATTGCGGTGAAACCGCTCTATACGCGCGCGGATTTGGAAGCGCTCGGCCCGCTTGAGCAATACCCGGGCTTCGGCCGGTACGTGCGCGGGGCGCGGCCGGAAGGGTATCGGGGCGGGCCGTGGAAGGTGAGCCAGGAGATTTCGGCGGCGAGCCCGTCCGACTGGAACGAGGCGGTGAAGCACGACTTGGAGCGGGGGCAGACGGAAATCCATCTTGCCCTTGGCCGGCTGCCGTTTGCCGTCGAGTCGGTGGAGGATGTGGCGGCGATGTTGGATGGCGTGCCGCTCGATCGCGATTCGCTCCGGGTGGATGCCGGGGTGCGGTCGCTTTCGTTTTTGGCGCTTTTGGCCGCTTATTTAGAGGAACGGGGCGTGCCGCCAGCGAGCGTACGAGGCGCGATCGGCATGGATCCGCTCGGGGCGTGGGCGGAACAGGGGACGCTTTCGTGTTCGCTTGAGCGGCTGTATGATGAGATGGCGGAAGTGACGAAGTGGGCGAAGGATGAGATGCCTGCCGTCCGCACGATTTTGGTGCGCGGCGAGCCGTACCATAACGGCGGGGCGAACGCTGTGCAGGAGCTGGCGTTTGCGCTGGCGACGGCGGTCGAGTACATCCGCGCCGGGCTGGACCGGGGCTTGACCGTCGATGACATCGCGGTGCGGATGCAAGCGTCGTTTGCGGTCGGGGCGGACTTTTTTATGGAAATCGCGAAACTGCGGGCGGCGCGGCGGTTGTTTGCCCAAGTGATCGAGGCGTTTGGCGGCGGCGAATCGGCAAGTCGGATCGAGCTGCATGTGCGCACGTCACCGTTTACGAAAACGGTGTACGACCCGTATGTGAACATGCTTCGGGCGGCGGCGGAAGCGTTTGCGGCCGTTGTCGGCGGCGCCGATGGCGTGCACGTGTCGCCGTTTGACGAGGCGATCGGGCTCGCCGATGAATTTTCGCGGCGCATCGCCCGCAACACGCAGCTCATATTGCTTGAAGAGGCGCATATGGCGGACGTCATCGATCCGGCGGGCGGCTCGTATTATGTGGAAACGTTGACCGCTAGACTTGCCGAAGAAGCGTGGAAGCTGTTCCAGCGCGTCGAGGAACAAGGCGGCATGGCGAAGGCGCTCGCAAACGGCTTCGTGCAGGCGGAAGTGGAAGCGGTCGCCAAGCGGCGGCTCGATCGCGTCAAGACGCGGAAGGAAAAAATCGTCGGCACGAACGTGTATGCCAATTTGGCGGAAACGCCGATCGAAAAGCCGAAGCAAACCGCAGCGAACGGGGCGCCGCCGCTCGATGAAAAGCGGGTGGCCGATATTCGCAGCGCGCTTGCCGGCGGGAAGTGGATGGAAGCGGCGATTCGCGCGGCCCGCCGTCGAGCAACCGCTCGGGAGATCGCGGCGGCGCTGACGGACGGGAATGCGGCTGCGGCCATCGCGCCGATTCGCGCATGGCGTTTGGCTGAGCCGTTTGAGCAGCTGCGGAAGGCGGCTGAGAAGCATGCGGAACGCACCGGAAGCCGGCTTTCCGTTCACTTGATCAATATCGGACCGCTTGTCCGCCATCAGGCGCGCGCCGATTTCATCGCCGGGCTGTTTGCGGCCGGCGGGGTGGCGGCTGAACGGAGCGACGGCTTCGCCTCGGTCGAGGAAGCGGTCGAATGGGTGCAAAGCACGGACGGGACGCATTATATCGTGTGCGGCGCCGACGACGACTACCCGGCGTTCGTTCCGGCGTTGGCGGCGGCGTTCAAGCAAGCCAAGCCGAACGCGAAGCTGTATGTCGCCGGAAAGCCGCCGGAAGAGCTTGAGAGAACGTACGCGGACGCGGGCGTGGACGGATCGATTCATCTCGGTTCGAACGCGTACGATGTGATCGTGGCGTTTCTAACGGAAAGAGGGGTGGCGCTTGATGGCGAAATACGTTGA
- a CDS encoding aromatic ring-hydroxylating oxygenase subunit alpha, with protein MAIQKEQIEGVYLSDGTKVSDLVDLENGYISARTISDPEIYQLEIERIFSKVWIPVAHESEIPNKGDYVLRYIGDEEVIVSRSERGEIYIVLNACTHRGMPVCRSERGNSSHFRCPYHGFTYRQNGDLIGVPAHREAFGNALDKNQYSLVRARVATYKGLIFGTFNEEAPPLEEQLGSLKWYLDMMLKHTDEGMEVIGTPQRWTVKANWKLGTDNFVGDAYHTFMTHHSAVKLKIVPSGDPKFAFYGVHVSCENGNGLGLIGGPPEMDIPPFYGAPPEVVEKIERNLSAEHQKAFRRLAYIHGNIYPNMSFGYFSWATEDGKRPGSYLTLRQWVPRGPQEMEVFSWVLIEKEAPDWWKDLARETYVRTFGTSGMLEQDDAEMWKNITRVTKGYIASRKLKFIYRMGIDRKPEQGNWPGPGIVYQGDYSEANQLNIWRQWKKLMTE; from the coding sequence ATGGCGATTCAAAAAGAACAAATCGAAGGCGTTTATTTATCAGATGGGACTAAGGTTAGCGATCTAGTGGATTTGGAGAACGGATATATTTCTGCGCGAACAATCAGTGATCCTGAGATTTATCAACTAGAAATAGAAAGAATATTTTCTAAAGTTTGGATTCCTGTTGCTCATGAATCAGAAATCCCGAACAAAGGAGATTATGTTTTGAGATATATTGGCGACGAAGAAGTAATTGTTTCCCGTTCAGAGCGGGGAGAAATCTATATTGTCCTAAACGCTTGTACACATCGGGGTATGCCTGTATGCCGTTCGGAAAGAGGAAACTCTTCTCATTTTCGCTGTCCTTATCACGGATTCACGTACAGGCAAAATGGAGATCTCATTGGAGTTCCGGCTCATCGGGAGGCGTTTGGTAATGCGCTGGATAAAAATCAATATAGTTTAGTTAGAGCAAGGGTTGCGACATATAAAGGACTTATCTTCGGTACCTTTAACGAAGAAGCTCCGCCGTTAGAAGAACAGCTGGGAAGTTTAAAATGGTATCTTGATATGATGCTCAAACATACGGACGAAGGAATGGAAGTGATTGGGACTCCGCAACGCTGGACTGTAAAAGCGAACTGGAAGCTAGGCACTGACAACTTCGTAGGGGATGCTTATCATACATTTATGACACACCATTCGGCAGTAAAATTAAAAATTGTTCCTAGTGGAGATCCGAAGTTTGCGTTTTATGGAGTCCATGTATCTTGTGAGAATGGAAATGGGCTTGGACTAATTGGTGGTCCGCCTGAAATGGACATTCCTCCTTTCTATGGCGCTCCTCCAGAAGTCGTTGAGAAGATTGAACGTAATCTGTCGGCAGAACATCAAAAAGCGTTTAGACGACTTGCATATATTCATGGAAACATTTATCCAAATATGTCTTTTGGATATTTCAGCTGGGCGACCGAAGATGGAAAGCGGCCAGGTTCCTATTTAACATTAAGACAATGGGTACCGCGAGGGCCACAAGAAATGGAAGTGTTTTCATGGGTTCTCATCGAAAAAGAAGCTCCTGATTGGTGGAAAGATCTAGCGAGAGAGACGTATGTTCGAACATTTGGCACGAGCGGTATGCTTGAGCAAGATGATGCAGAAATGTGGAAAAACATCACGCGGGTGACGAAAGGCTATATTGCGTCGAGAAAACTGAAGTTTATTTATCGTATGGGCATCGACCGTAAGCCTGAGCAGGGGAACTGGCCAGGTCCTGGAATCGTTTATCAAGGGGATTACAGCGAGGCGAACCAATTGAACATTTGGCGTCAATGGAAAAAATTGATGACCGAGTAA
- a CDS encoding response regulator transcription factor, with protein MDKRTVLIVDDEEDMRLLVGMYLENAGFRCLEAGDGDEALAILGQQPVDAVLLDVMMPKQDGFAVCARIREQSDVPILFLTALGEEWDKVKGLKLGGDDYIVKPFSPGELVARLEAVLRRARRSREQNGRLQFGELAIDEKGRTVAVGGEAVKLTLKEFELLLFLAKHPGQVFSRDELLVKVWGYDYTGNARTVDTHVKTLRMKLKDAARHIQTVWGIGYKFEG; from the coding sequence ATGGACAAGCGAACGGTGTTGATTGTTGATGATGAAGAAGACATGCGCCTGCTTGTTGGCATGTATTTGGAAAACGCCGGCTTCCGCTGCTTGGAAGCAGGAGACGGGGACGAGGCGTTGGCGATTCTTGGGCAACAGCCGGTTGATGCAGTTCTATTGGACGTCATGATGCCAAAGCAGGACGGATTCGCCGTCTGCGCCCGCATCCGCGAGCAGTCGGACGTGCCGATTTTGTTTTTGACGGCACTGGGAGAAGAATGGGATAAAGTGAAAGGATTGAAGCTTGGCGGCGACGATTACATCGTCAAGCCGTTCAGCCCGGGGGAGCTCGTCGCCCGTCTTGAGGCGGTGCTGCGCCGGGCGCGGCGCAGCCGCGAACAGAATGGCCGGCTGCAATTCGGGGAACTCGCCATCGATGAAAAAGGCCGGACGGTGGCCGTTGGCGGCGAGGCGGTGAAGCTGACGTTGAAAGAGTTTGAGTTGCTGCTGTTTTTGGCAAAACACCCCGGTCAAGTGTTCAGCCGCGACGAATTGCTCGTCAAAGTGTGGGGATATGATTATACAGGAAACGCCCGCACGGTCGATACGCATGTGAAAACGCTGCGCATGAAGCTGAAAGACGCCGCTCGCCATATTCAAACCGTATGGGGCATCGGCTACAAGTTTGAGGGATGA
- the scpA gene encoding methylmalonyl-CoA mutase, whose amino-acid sequence MAKYVDFTNMTLSAAADVDEKQWRDAVERRVQASIDELLVQTNEHIAVKPLYTKNDIEGLDFLDYMPGLPPYLRGPYPTMYVVRPWTIRQYAGFSTAEESNAFYRRNLAMGQKGLSVAFDLATHRGYDSDHPRVVGDVGKAGVAIDSVLDMKILFDGIPLDQMSVSMTMNGAVLPIMAFYIVTAEEQGVTQDKLSGTIQNDILKEYMVRNTYIYPPEMSMRIIADIFAYTAKYMPKFNSISISGYHMQEAGAPADLELAYTLADGLEYVRTGLKAGIDIDSFAPRLSFFWAIGMNYFMEVAKMRAARLMWAKMMKTFDPKNPKSLALRTHSQTSGWSLTEQDPFNNVVRTLIEAHAAAMGHTQSLHTNALDEAIALPTDFSARIARNTQLYLQEETGICRTIDPWAGSYYVETLTNELMKRAWAHIEEIESLGGMAKAIETGIPKMRIEEAAARRQARIDSGAETIIGVNKYRPEKEEPIDILEVDNTAVRQRQIERLNELKATRDNEQVEAALAAITKAAETGEGNLLELAVQAARVRATLGEISYAIEKVAKRHRAAIRSISGVYSSEYKNEAQLERVKRRVEQFAELEGRRPRLLVAKMGQDGHDRGAKVIATAFADLGFDVDIGPLFQTPEETARQAVENDVHAVGISSLAGGHKTLVPQLVSELEKLGRGDILVIVGGVIPPQDYAFLYENGAAAIFGPGTVIPEAADKVLDEIYARLGYEEVNQ is encoded by the coding sequence ATGGCGAAATACGTTGATTTTACCAACATGACGCTTTCCGCGGCGGCCGATGTGGATGAGAAACAGTGGAGAGACGCGGTGGAGCGGCGCGTGCAAGCGTCGATCGATGAGCTGTTGGTTCAGACGAATGAACACATTGCGGTGAAGCCGCTGTATACAAAGAATGACATCGAGGGGCTCGATTTTCTTGATTATATGCCCGGCTTGCCGCCGTACTTGCGCGGGCCGTACCCGACGATGTACGTCGTGCGGCCGTGGACGATCCGCCAATACGCCGGCTTTTCGACCGCCGAGGAGAGCAATGCGTTTTACCGGCGCAATTTGGCGATGGGGCAAAAAGGGCTGTCGGTCGCGTTTGACCTGGCCACCCATCGCGGCTATGACTCCGACCATCCGCGCGTCGTCGGCGACGTCGGCAAAGCGGGAGTGGCCATCGACTCGGTGCTTGATATGAAAATTTTGTTTGACGGCATCCCGCTCGATCAAATGTCGGTGTCGATGACGATGAACGGGGCGGTGCTCCCGATCATGGCGTTTTACATCGTCACCGCCGAAGAGCAGGGAGTGACGCAGGATAAACTGTCGGGCACGATCCAAAACGATATTTTGAAAGAATATATGGTGCGCAACACGTACATTTACCCGCCGGAGATGTCGATGCGCATCATCGCCGACATTTTCGCCTATACGGCGAAATACATGCCGAAGTTCAACAGCATCAGCATCTCCGGCTACCATATGCAGGAAGCCGGGGCGCCGGCCGATCTGGAGCTGGCGTACACGCTCGCCGACGGGCTTGAGTACGTGCGCACCGGTTTGAAAGCCGGCATTGATATCGACTCGTTCGCGCCGAGGCTGTCGTTTTTCTGGGCGATCGGCATGAACTACTTTATGGAAGTGGCGAAAATGCGGGCGGCGCGCCTCATGTGGGCGAAAATGATGAAGACGTTCGATCCGAAAAACCCGAAATCGCTCGCTCTCAGAACGCATTCGCAAACGTCAGGCTGGAGCTTGACCGAGCAAGATCCGTTCAACAACGTCGTGCGCACGCTCATCGAGGCGCACGCGGCGGCGATGGGGCATACGCAGTCGCTCCATACGAACGCCTTGGATGAAGCGATCGCCTTGCCGACCGATTTCTCGGCGCGCATCGCCCGCAATACGCAGTTGTACTTGCAGGAAGAAACAGGCATTTGCCGGACGATCGACCCGTGGGCCGGTTCGTATTACGTCGAGACGTTGACGAACGAGTTGATGAAGCGGGCGTGGGCGCATATCGAAGAAATCGAAAGCTTAGGCGGGATGGCGAAAGCCATTGAAACCGGCATCCCGAAAATGCGCATCGAAGAAGCGGCGGCCCGCCGCCAAGCGCGCATCGATTCAGGAGCGGAAACGATCATCGGCGTGAACAAATACCGCCCGGAAAAAGAAGAGCCGATCGACATTTTGGAAGTCGACAACACCGCCGTGCGCCAGCGGCAAATCGAGCGGCTGAACGAGCTCAAGGCGACGCGCGACAACGAGCAGGTCGAAGCGGCGCTTGCCGCCATCACGAAAGCGGCGGAAACGGGCGAAGGGAACTTGCTTGAGCTCGCCGTCCAAGCGGCGCGCGTCCGGGCAACGCTTGGGGAAATTTCGTATGCGATCGAAAAAGTGGCGAAGCGCCATCGCGCCGCCATCCGCTCGATCAGCGGTGTCTACAGCTCGGAATACAAAAACGAAGCGCAGCTGGAACGGGTGAAGCGGCGGGTCGAGCAGTTTGCGGAACTTGAAGGGCGGCGCCCGCGCCTATTGGTGGCGAAAATGGGGCAGGACGGCCATGACCGCGGGGCGAAAGTGATCGCGACGGCGTTTGCCGATCTAGGGTTTGACGTCGACATCGGTCCGCTTTTCCAGACGCCGGAAGAAACGGCGCGCCAGGCGGTGGAAAACGATGTGCACGCGGTTGGCATCAGCTCGCTCGCCGGCGGACATAAAACGCTCGTGCCGCAGCTCGTTTCGGAGTTGGAAAAACTCGGACGCGGCGACATTCTCGTCATCGTTGGCGGCGTCATCCCGCCGCAAGACTACGCTTTCTTGTATGAGAACGGCGCCGCCGCCATCTTCGGGCCGGGCACGGTCATTCCGGAAGCGGCGGACAAAGTGCTCGATGAAATTTACGCCCGGCTTGGCTATGAGGAAGTGAACCAATGA
- the meaB gene encoding methylmalonyl Co-A mutase-associated GTPase MeaB — protein sequence MNGEEKRREQASGQSAVSDGQPRRPEWADGNGLSSYVQAERPPAPRRVVRRKERSVEEYVQGVLAGDRTVLAQAITLVESNAARHIDLAQQVLNKLLPHVGRSVRIGITGVPGAGKSTFIEAFGTFLCEQGHRVAVLAVDPTSSLTGGSILGDKTRMEALARHPHAFIRPSPSGGALGGVHRKTRETMMLCEAAGYDIILVETVGVGQSEFVVRGMVDFFLLLALTGAGDELQGMKRGIMELVDAIVINKADGDNKEKAKAAQKEYNQFLHYLRPATPGWETKAYTCSALLGEGIADMWRIIQAFVETTKRSGVFFDRRRQQQKDWMHAMIKEYLETRFFADPIVKETLPMLENSVISGAKPVTAAVNELIEAYERKRSGEL from the coding sequence ATGAACGGCGAAGAGAAACGGCGGGAACAGGCAAGCGGCCAGAGCGCAGTTTCGGATGGGCAGCCGCGGCGCCCGGAATGGGCGGACGGCAATGGTCTGTCGTCGTACGTGCAAGCCGAGCGCCCACCGGCGCCAAGGCGGGTCGTGAGACGGAAAGAGCGGTCGGTCGAAGAGTACGTCCAAGGGGTGCTCGCCGGCGACCGCACCGTTTTGGCGCAGGCGATTACGCTTGTCGAAAGCAATGCGGCTCGTCATATCGATCTCGCCCAACAAGTGTTGAATAAATTGCTTCCGCACGTCGGCCGCTCGGTCCGCATCGGCATCACCGGCGTGCCGGGAGCGGGAAAAAGCACGTTCATTGAAGCGTTCGGCACGTTTTTGTGCGAGCAAGGGCACCGCGTCGCGGTGTTAGCCGTCGACCCGACGAGCTCGCTGACCGGCGGCAGCATCCTCGGCGACAAAACGCGGATGGAGGCGCTCGCCCGCCATCCGCACGCGTTTATCCGCCCGTCGCCATCGGGCGGGGCGCTTGGCGGCGTGCACCGGAAAACGCGCGAGACGATGATGTTGTGCGAAGCGGCCGGCTATGACATCATTTTGGTCGAGACGGTCGGCGTCGGGCAAAGCGAATTTGTCGTCCGCGGGATGGTCGACTTTTTCCTCCTTTTGGCGTTAACCGGCGCCGGCGACGAGCTGCAAGGGATGAAGCGCGGCATCATGGAGCTCGTTGACGCCATCGTCATCAACAAGGCGGACGGCGACAACAAAGAAAAAGCAAAAGCGGCGCAAAAAGAATACAACCAGTTTCTCCATTACCTCCGCCCGGCCACGCCCGGCTGGGAGACGAAAGCGTACACGTGCTCGGCGCTTTTGGGCGAAGGAATCGCCGACATGTGGCGCATCATCCAAGCGTTCGTCGAGACGACGAAGCGATCCGGCGTCTTTTTCGACCGCCGCCGCCAGCAGCAAAAAGACTGGATGCACGCCATGATCAAAGAATATCTCGAAACGCGCTTTTTCGCCGACCCGATCGTGAAAGAAACGCTCCCGATGCTTGAGAACAGCGTCATTTCCGGCGCCAAGCCGGTCACGGCCGCCGTCAACGAGCTGATCGAGGCGTATGAACGGAAGCGGAGCGGTGAACTATGA
- a CDS encoding BrxA/BrxB family bacilliredoxin — protein MFQFQFPLYHDIVEQARREAVEAGFEELRTPEDVDAAFSRPGTTLLLINSVCGCAGGIARPAAAHAVHYDKRPDHLVTVFAGQDKEATARAREYFVGEPPSSPSFALLKDGKLCAMLHRHDIEGHEPIAVVQKLQALFDEYCEEV, from the coding sequence ATGTTCCAATTTCAATTTCCGCTCTATCACGACATCGTCGAGCAAGCGCGGCGCGAAGCGGTTGAAGCCGGGTTTGAAGAGCTGCGCACGCCGGAAGACGTCGATGCGGCGTTCAGCCGCCCCGGTACGACGCTTCTCCTCATCAACTCCGTGTGCGGCTGCGCCGGCGGCATCGCCCGTCCCGCAGCGGCCCACGCCGTCCATTACGACAAGCGCCCGGATCATTTGGTAACCGTCTTTGCCGGCCAAGACAAAGAAGCAACCGCCCGCGCGCGCGAGTATTTTGTCGGTGAGCCGCCATCCTCGCCGTCGTTCGCCTTGTTAAAAGACGGGAAGCTGTGCGCCATGCTCCACCGCCACGACATTGAAGGCCACGAGCCGATTGCGGTCGTGCAAAAGCTGCAGGCGCTGTTTGATGAATATTGTGAGGAAGTGTGA